One region of SAR324 cluster bacterium genomic DNA includes:
- a CDS encoding cation:proton antiporter, producing MDLSYLRISTLVISMVTGVSLMIIAKHLRIPSIVPLLIGGILLGPEGAGLIDPEALESGLKMIVSLGVAIILFEGGLSLSLDGIRKASTVIWRLLSIGVLITWFGTAMTVYYLFGYSMSFSMLAGSLIIVTGPTVIVPLLNRIGIKEKLHHILHWEGVLIDPIGVFIAILCFEWFNRTSNAEMLPFQQFGLRLLVGIGIGLLGGGVLITVLKKDWIPREYANIFVLSMALFLFGMSDLMVHEAGILTVVVTGFILGWDKPPHLKNIQQFKSELTELFIALLFILLSATLHLEDFTALGWRGLILIAVVLLVIRPLSIVFCTFNTSLSIRDRLFLSWLSPRGIVAGSMASLFALRLKETGLEHASFLQSFTFSIIGVSVIIQGLTAGAVARFLKVKALTKNGWIIVGAHPFARNIANFITKTTQNVCLLVDLNQDAILEAQREGFLAYSANALSIESIPAEWIPTIGNVMALTDNRHLNQLICQRWAEMVGKDHVFRWTSLYEEPDSGKNESVGKIVWGNLPKPSQLGYALKNREAVIVHSTLPGALKNIRNEAIPLLVRRDTEIILEPSRPDLEASSDVLLFKQWAHHLPFFLHPEHILRFHEGSAEFILTRMLATLSSGETILSAQAILKEILDREQTFPTILSNGVAVPHVMCRGLIEPICMIAQIPAGVLWPGESDSPCHLVFLLLSPFSNPEIHLTLLAEIAKLASSAEIVTDLLAIEPSEKVIQYFIDLER from the coding sequence ATGGATTTGTCCTATCTTCGCATCTCGACACTGGTGATTTCAATGGTCACAGGTGTGTCGCTGATGATTATCGCAAAACATCTGCGGATACCGTCGATTGTACCATTGCTGATTGGTGGCATTCTGCTGGGACCTGAAGGTGCTGGACTCATTGATCCTGAAGCCTTGGAATCAGGTTTGAAGATGATCGTGTCTCTCGGGGTGGCAATCATTCTGTTTGAAGGTGGCTTGTCTCTCAGTCTTGATGGAATCCGTAAAGCTTCGACGGTGATCTGGCGTTTGTTGAGCATCGGAGTGCTGATCACCTGGTTTGGAACGGCAATGACCGTGTATTATCTGTTCGGTTATTCCATGTCATTTTCCATGCTGGCTGGCAGTTTGATCATTGTGACAGGCCCCACCGTGATTGTCCCGTTACTCAACCGGATTGGCATTAAGGAAAAACTTCACCACATTCTACATTGGGAAGGAGTGTTGATTGATCCGATTGGGGTATTTATCGCCATTTTATGTTTTGAGTGGTTCAATCGTACCTCCAATGCGGAAATGCTACCGTTTCAGCAGTTTGGCTTAAGATTGCTGGTTGGTATCGGCATTGGTTTACTGGGGGGCGGAGTGCTGATAACTGTTCTCAAAAAAGACTGGATTCCGCGTGAATATGCCAACATCTTTGTGTTATCGATGGCGTTGTTTTTGTTTGGCATGTCCGATCTGATGGTGCATGAAGCCGGAATTTTAACCGTGGTTGTCACAGGATTTATCCTCGGATGGGATAAACCGCCTCACCTGAAAAATATCCAGCAGTTCAAATCGGAATTGACAGAATTGTTCATTGCCCTGCTGTTTATTTTACTCTCGGCAACACTGCATCTTGAGGATTTTACCGCGCTGGGATGGCGAGGATTGATTTTGATTGCGGTAGTGCTTTTGGTAATCCGTCCACTCAGCATTGTTTTCTGCACCTTCAACACCAGCCTTTCCATCAGAGATCGTTTGTTTCTGTCCTGGTTGTCCCCCAGAGGCATTGTCGCTGGCTCCATGGCCTCGTTGTTTGCGTTACGGCTAAAAGAAACGGGACTGGAACATGCCTCCTTTTTGCAATCCTTCACGTTTAGTATTATTGGTGTCAGTGTGATTATCCAGGGCTTGACCGCAGGCGCGGTTGCCCGGTTTCTCAAAGTGAAAGCTTTGACCAAAAACGGTTGGATCATTGTTGGAGCTCATCCATTTGCCCGAAATATTGCCAATTTCATCACCAAGACCACCCAAAATGTCTGTTTGCTGGTTGATTTGAATCAGGATGCGATTCTTGAAGCACAGCGTGAAGGTTTCCTGGCATACAGTGCCAATGCTCTGTCCATCGAATCTATTCCAGCGGAGTGGATTCCAACCATTGGAAACGTGATGGCCCTGACAGACAATCGTCATCTCAATCAATTGATTTGTCAACGTTGGGCAGAAATGGTCGGCAAAGATCATGTTTTCCGCTGGACATCACTGTATGAAGAACCGGATAGTGGAAAAAATGAAAGTGTGGGGAAGATCGTATGGGGCAATCTGCCTAAACCCTCACAACTGGGATACGCCCTCAAAAATCGTGAAGCCGTCATTGTGCATAGCACCTTGCCCGGAGCTTTGAAAAACATCCGCAACGAAGCCATTCCCTTGTTGGTAAGGCGAGACACAGAGATCATCCTGGAACCTTCCCGACCGGATCTGGAAGCTTCAAGTGATGTTCTGTTGTTCAAGCAATGGGCGCATCATTTGCCCTTCTTTCTGCATCCGGAACATATTTTACGGTTCCATGAAGGCTCGGCTGAATTCATTCTAACCCGGATGCTTGCCACTCTTTCATCTGGAGAAACAATACTTTCAGCACAAGCTATTCTCAAAGAGATTCTGGATCGTGAACAGACCTTTCCAACGATCCTCAGCAATGGTGTTGCGGTTCCGCATGTGATGTGCCGGGGATTGATTGAACCAATCTGTATGATTGCACAGATTCCGGCAGGTGTTTTGTGGCCTGGCGAATCGGACAGTCCATGTCATCTGGTTTTTCTCCTGCTCAGCCCGTTCAGTAATCCGGAAATTCATTTGACCTTACTGGCAGAAATAGCCAAACTGGCCTCTTCTGCCGAAATTGTCACTGATTTACTTGCGATTGAGCCATCAGAAAAGGTCATTCAATATTTTATTGATCTGGAACGGTGA
- a CDS encoding type II toxin-antitoxin system VapC family toxin has protein sequence MIVDSDVLIWVSKGNPNAVRLIHESPGFQISAVTWMELMRGMRNKQELHWFKKALNQWEVEVIHITESISQQACIWVEQFCLSPSMEMADALIASTAKHYGLKLITGNSKHYSMILGNQVIPFLP, from the coding sequence ATGATAGTGGACAGTGATGTATTGATTTGGGTATCCAAAGGAAATCCGAATGCTGTGAGATTGATTCATGAGAGCCCAGGTTTTCAAATATCTGCTGTTACATGGATGGAACTAATGCGTGGTATGAGAAACAAACAGGAATTACACTGGTTTAAAAAAGCTTTAAACCAGTGGGAAGTAGAAGTCATCCATATCACAGAGTCTATTTCACAACAGGCATGCATATGGGTGGAACAATTCTGTTTGAGCCCTTCAATGGAAATGGCTGACGCACTGATCGCATCAACCGCTAAACATTACGGATTGAAATTGATTACAGGGAATAGCAAACATTACAGTATGATCCTGGGTAATCAGGTCATTCCTTTTTTACCATAA
- the lolA gene encoding outer membrane lipoprotein chaperone LolA translates to MKSQIFRVVICLLWPIAVYAGTPMKEGLIEAIQQRYQSLESFHGKFTQTNYFSSSETSPKKAEGTVAYQRVGKMRWNYAKPNEQLLVTDGTTVWLFDPLLENVTIRQLDQVTQGTALAFLLGKGHLQHDFSAQNISKKLFSAESKGLIVELKPKQAEANLELLQLLVDSSSYDIKAVALLDNQGNYRIIEFLEMAYNQPIDPRMFHFEVTPEMEVINTP, encoded by the coding sequence ATGAAATCACAAATTTTCCGGGTAGTCATTTGTTTGTTGTGGCCGATTGCCGTATATGCCGGAACACCGATGAAGGAAGGACTCATTGAGGCCATTCAGCAGCGTTACCAAAGCCTCGAAAGCTTTCATGGAAAATTCACCCAGACCAACTACTTTTCCAGTTCAGAAACATCTCCCAAAAAGGCAGAGGGAACTGTAGCCTATCAACGGGTAGGCAAAATGCGGTGGAACTATGCCAAACCCAATGAACAGTTGCTGGTCACGGACGGAACAACCGTGTGGTTATTTGATCCCTTACTGGAAAATGTCACAATCCGTCAACTTGACCAGGTCACTCAGGGAACAGCCTTGGCTTTTTTGCTGGGAAAGGGCCATTTACAACACGATTTTTCCGCACAAAACATTTCAAAAAAACTGTTTTCTGCTGAATCAAAGGGATTGATTGTCGAATTGAAACCCAAACAGGCAGAAGCCAATCTGGAACTTCTTCAACTGCTGGTCGACTCTTCCAGTTATGATATCAAAGCGGTCGCTTTGCTGGATAATCAGGGAAACTACCGGATTATCGAATTTCTGGAAATGGCCTATAATCAACCCATTGATCCCCGAATGTTTCATTTTGAGGTCACACCGGAAATGGAAGTAATCAACACTCCATAA
- the acs gene encoding acetate--CoA ligase — MSQSEVFEPGEKFRENALINEETYKQWYQQSLTEPDKFWAEQSKRIDWFQPWKKVSACDYHKAEVKWFLEGKLNASWNCLDRHLTTPRKNQAALIWEGDDPHVSRTYTYLQLHREVCQFANVMKKFGIKKGDRVVLYMPMIPELAIAVLACARIGAIHSVVFGGFSAESLHNRILDCQPKMVITADGGLRGGNVVPLKQFCDDALENTDVQHCIIVKHSGTHVSITTPRDRWWHTEMSSKDIKYICPPEEMDAEDPLFILYTSGSTGKPKGVMHTTGGYLVYASLTHQYVFDYHDGDTYWCTADIGWITGHSYILYGPLLNGATTLMYEGIPNFPDWGRFWDIIDKHQVNIFYTAPTAIRAIAKEGNRHVEKRNLSSLKLLGTVGEPINPEAWMWYHNVVGKQKCPIVDTWWQTETGGILITPLPGATTTKPGSATLPFFGIQPVLVDDNGKEIEGAGTGNLCIKASWPGQMRGVYGDSERFYNTYFVQYPGYYFTGDGCRRDEDGYYWITGRVDDVINVSGHRLGTAEIESALVLHEYVAEAAVVGIPHELKGQGIYAFVILNTGHHPSQELEKELVALVRHEIGPIATVDVIQFVPGLPKTRSGKIMRRILRKIAAGESESLGDISTLADPSVVQKIIEGHEEIHK, encoded by the coding sequence ATGAGTCAGTCCGAAGTATTTGAACCGGGTGAAAAATTTCGAGAAAACGCCCTGATCAATGAGGAAACCTACAAGCAATGGTATCAACAATCTTTGACTGAACCGGATAAATTCTGGGCTGAACAATCCAAACGAATTGACTGGTTCCAACCCTGGAAAAAGGTATCTGCATGTGATTATCATAAAGCCGAAGTGAAATGGTTTCTTGAGGGAAAACTCAATGCTTCGTGGAACTGCCTTGACCGACATTTGACCACCCCCAGAAAAAACCAGGCGGCCCTGATCTGGGAAGGCGATGACCCGCATGTATCCCGCACCTACACCTATCTGCAATTGCACCGTGAAGTTTGCCAGTTTGCCAATGTGATGAAAAAGTTTGGAATCAAAAAAGGCGATCGAGTAGTGCTGTATATGCCAATGATTCCCGAACTGGCAATCGCGGTTCTGGCCTGTGCCCGTATTGGCGCGATTCATTCTGTGGTTTTTGGAGGCTTCAGTGCGGAATCATTGCATAACAGAATTCTGGATTGTCAGCCCAAAATGGTCATTACCGCTGATGGTGGACTTCGTGGTGGGAATGTGGTTCCCCTCAAACAGTTTTGCGATGATGCTCTGGAAAACACCGATGTGCAACACTGCATTATTGTGAAACATTCAGGAACCCATGTCAGCATCACTACGCCAAGAGATCGTTGGTGGCATACAGAAATGTCATCGAAAGACATCAAATACATTTGTCCTCCAGAAGAAATGGATGCTGAAGACCCACTGTTCATTCTCTATACCTCCGGTTCTACGGGTAAACCCAAAGGGGTGATGCACACCACCGGCGGCTATCTGGTCTATGCATCGCTCACGCATCAATATGTGTTTGACTATCATGACGGCGATACTTACTGGTGCACGGCTGACATTGGCTGGATCACCGGACACAGCTACATTTTATATGGGCCGTTGCTGAATGGTGCCACCACACTCATGTATGAAGGCATTCCGAATTTTCCGGACTGGGGCCGTTTCTGGGACATTATTGATAAACACCAGGTCAATATTTTTTATACAGCTCCGACTGCCATCCGGGCAATTGCCAAAGAAGGAAACCGTCACGTCGAGAAGCGGAATCTGAGTTCGCTCAAATTGCTGGGAACTGTGGGGGAACCCATCAATCCTGAAGCCTGGATGTGGTACCACAACGTGGTTGGAAAACAGAAATGTCCGATTGTGGATACCTGGTGGCAGACAGAAACAGGTGGAATTCTCATCACTCCGTTGCCGGGTGCCACCACAACCAAACCTGGTTCAGCAACCCTGCCTTTTTTTGGGATTCAGCCTGTGCTGGTGGATGACAACGGCAAGGAAATCGAAGGTGCCGGAACTGGAAATTTGTGTATCAAAGCCTCCTGGCCCGGTCAAATGCGGGGAGTTTATGGCGATTCAGAACGTTTTTACAACACCTATTTTGTCCAATATCCGGGATATTATTTTACAGGAGATGGATGCCGCAGGGATGAAGACGGTTATTACTGGATCACTGGCAGGGTGGATGATGTCATCAATGTTTCCGGACACCGTCTCGGAACAGCGGAGATTGAATCGGCCCTGGTGCTTCATGAATACGTGGCAGAAGCGGCTGTGGTGGGAATTCCTCATGAGCTGAAAGGTCAGGGAATTTACGCGTTTGTGATCCTCAATACCGGACATCATCCATCACAGGAACTGGAGAAGGAACTGGTGGCTCTGGTTCGCCATGAAATCGGCCCCATTGCAACAGTCGATGTCATTCAGTTTGTTCCAGGTCTGCCTAAAACACGCAGTGGAAAAATCATGCGCCGGATTCTCAGAAAAATCGCAGCGGGCGAATCTGAAAGTCTTGGCGATATTTCAACCTTGGCCGATCCCTCTGTGGTTCAGAAAATCATTGAAGGGCATGAGGAAATTCATAAGTAA
- a CDS encoding LptF/LptG family permease — protein MIVFRSLFAQLFAPYVMSLLVLTFVLSMDTVYRLINLIVTKGVNVFSVLLMLIYRMPQFLAVTFPLAMIISAFILMVRLSTELEITAMRAAGMSFWKIGSAIVVFGFFATAGNYVMTIWLQPAGFAAFEEEKIKVLKSHTSKNIVPKVLNYDFNNQVLYVQGKDEKGELKGVFITDQELKPESMVVMADRGVIDFREEQQDIVLRLFDGMVYSSDPETGDYRTIAFQSLDYAFKLPTIVSAEKGGHIWGVSTRDLMEMPSRISKIELMLRLTTPWACLAFAMGAISLGVADPRRGRSGAYLRALILVLVYYILWMGAKEITRGQKITPQILWIPPSAIFCFGLYSLYKLDNHLDSFVKVLRHLVKRG, from the coding sequence ATGATAGTATTCCGTTCCCTGTTTGCCCAGTTGTTTGCGCCGTATGTCATGAGTCTGCTGGTGCTGACTTTTGTGCTGTCCATGGACACGGTATATCGTCTGATCAACCTCATTGTCACCAAAGGGGTTAATGTTTTCAGTGTACTGCTGATGCTGATCTACCGCATGCCCCAATTCCTGGCGGTGACTTTTCCACTGGCAATGATCATTTCCGCATTCATTCTGATGGTTCGCCTCTCCACCGAGCTTGAAATCACGGCCATGCGGGCCGCTGGAATGAGTTTCTGGAAAATTGGGTCCGCCATTGTTGTGTTTGGTTTCTTCGCTACCGCTGGCAACTATGTCATGACCATCTGGTTGCAACCAGCGGGGTTTGCCGCGTTTGAAGAGGAAAAGATCAAGGTTCTGAAATCACATACATCCAAGAACATTGTGCCTAAAGTGCTGAATTATGATTTCAATAATCAGGTACTGTATGTTCAGGGAAAAGATGAAAAAGGGGAATTGAAAGGGGTTTTTATCACTGATCAGGAACTGAAACCGGAATCCATGGTGGTGATGGCAGACCGTGGGGTGATTGATTTCAGGGAAGAACAGCAGGATATTGTGCTGAGACTGTTTGATGGAATGGTTTATTCCAGTGACCCGGAAACAGGAGATTATCGAACCATTGCGTTTCAGTCTCTGGATTATGCCTTTAAACTTCCAACCATCGTTTCCGCCGAAAAAGGTGGCCATATCTGGGGTGTGTCAACAAGGGACCTCATGGAAATGCCTTCACGAATATCAAAAATTGAACTCATGCTCAGACTCACTACCCCCTGGGCCTGTCTGGCGTTTGCGATGGGGGCCATTTCCCTTGGCGTTGCGGATCCAAGACGAGGACGCTCCGGAGCCTACCTGCGGGCTTTGATTCTGGTGCTGGTATATTATATCCTGTGGATGGGAGCCAAAGAAATCACCCGTGGTCAGAAAATCACACCCCAGATTCTCTGGATTCCTCCATCTGCCATTTTCTGTTTCGGGCTTTACAGCCTGTATAAACTGGACAATCATTTGGATAGTTTTGTTAAAGTTCTCCGTCATTTAGTCAAGCGAGGGTAA